Proteins encoded together in one Corallococcus caeni window:
- a CDS encoding efflux RND transporter permease subunit produces the protein MFVDFFIRRPVFAIVCSIILTLVGVIAIPTLPIAQYPDLAPPQVTVTSTYVGASAEVVESAVTIPLEQELNGVEDMRYITSTSSNDGTSTITVTFAPTRNIEVAAVDVQNRVSRAAARLPAQVNQTGIVVNKASSQMLLTVGLSSPDNRYDAKFLSNYADVNLKDAIKRVRGVGEVRIFGERKFSMRLWLDPSELARRHMTPQDVVRALQEQNLQVAAGQVGQPPSSDEQPYQIAVRARGRLVEPEEFGDIVLLRNNDGKAVTVKDVGRVELGAENYGTLLRFNGRTGVGLAIFQLPTANALDVRDGVVKELDRLAQAFPPGLEYRVGTDTTLAVRASVNEVVHTLIEAIALVILVIFLFLHGWRSVLITALTLPVSLVGTFAFVYLMGFSINTLTLFGLTLATGLVVDDAIVVIENIERLMAERGLTPFQAAREGMKEVAGAVVAISVVLVAVFIPVALFPGTTGSIYRQFALTIAASVALSTFCALTLTPALSARLLKHHHGPKWVFFRKVDQVLDWTRDTYGRGLRKLLAHPFIVLVAFLACIGATVMLFRSAPTGFIPDEDQGYVIISVQGPEGMSLTQTEKVLQEVEAVLKAQPEVAVMFAIGGFSPSGNGSNYATVFTALKPWEERLGKDQSVAALVERLRGPLGKIGSARVLPFQPPAIRGVGSVGGFQFIVEDVAGGHSLEDLANATQEMVQKGNEEGRLRGVFTPFNANTPILDVEVDRQKAKALGVPIEQIFGVMQLYMGSQYVNDFNYASRTYRVYVQAEQQFRDSPQDIGSFYARTDAGDMIPLESLVKVTPIVSAQVIKHYNLFRSVEINGQGAPGVSSGQALEAMEAVASQAMPQGMAAEWTGISLEQKESGGQTMIIFALGILFVFLVLAAQYESFSLPFVIILSVPLAIMGALGLQVARGFANDVFCQVGLVMLVGLSSKNAILIVEFAEQLREQGKSALEAVVTAAEVRLRPILMTSIAFLLGVVPLMTASGAGAAARNSLGTAVFGGMLVSTIVNLIFIPGLYVLMQKVRGNATRSSGEEETPTPHEPAPAHSP, from the coding sequence GTGTTCGTCGACTTCTTCATCCGCAGGCCTGTCTTCGCCATCGTCTGCTCCATCATCCTGACGCTGGTGGGCGTCATCGCCATCCCGACGCTGCCCATCGCGCAGTACCCGGACCTGGCGCCGCCGCAAGTCACCGTCACCAGCACCTACGTCGGCGCGAGCGCCGAGGTGGTGGAGTCCGCCGTCACCATCCCGTTGGAGCAGGAGCTCAACGGCGTGGAGGACATGCGCTACATCACCTCCACCAGCAGCAACGACGGCACCAGCACCATCACCGTCACCTTCGCCCCCACGCGCAACATCGAGGTGGCGGCGGTGGACGTGCAGAACCGCGTGAGCCGCGCCGCGGCCCGCCTGCCCGCGCAGGTGAACCAGACGGGCATCGTGGTGAACAAGGCCTCCAGCCAGATGCTGCTGACGGTGGGCCTGTCCTCCCCGGACAACCGCTACGACGCGAAGTTCCTCTCCAACTACGCGGACGTGAACCTCAAGGACGCCATCAAGCGCGTCCGCGGCGTGGGCGAGGTGCGCATCTTCGGTGAGCGCAAGTTCTCCATGCGCCTGTGGCTGGACCCCTCGGAGCTGGCCCGGCGCCACATGACGCCGCAGGACGTGGTGCGCGCCCTCCAGGAGCAGAACCTCCAGGTGGCCGCGGGCCAGGTGGGCCAGCCGCCGTCCAGCGACGAGCAGCCGTACCAGATCGCCGTGCGCGCCCGGGGCCGCCTGGTGGAGCCGGAGGAGTTCGGCGACATCGTGCTCCTGCGCAACAACGACGGCAAAGCCGTCACGGTGAAGGACGTGGGCCGCGTGGAGCTGGGCGCGGAGAACTACGGCACCCTCTTGCGCTTCAACGGCCGCACGGGCGTGGGTCTGGCCATCTTCCAGCTGCCCACCGCCAACGCGCTGGACGTGCGCGACGGCGTCGTCAAGGAGCTGGACCGCCTGGCACAGGCCTTCCCGCCGGGCCTGGAGTACCGCGTGGGCACGGACACCACGCTCGCGGTGCGCGCCTCCGTCAACGAGGTGGTCCACACGCTGATTGAAGCCATCGCGCTCGTCATCCTGGTCATCTTCCTGTTCCTGCACGGGTGGCGCAGCGTGCTCATCACCGCGCTCACCCTGCCGGTGTCGCTGGTCGGCACGTTCGCGTTCGTCTACCTGATGGGCTTCTCCATCAACACCCTCACCCTCTTCGGCCTCACCCTGGCCACGGGCCTCGTCGTGGACGACGCCATCGTGGTCATCGAGAACATCGAGCGCCTGATGGCGGAGCGCGGGCTCACCCCGTTCCAGGCGGCGCGTGAAGGCATGAAGGAGGTGGCCGGCGCGGTGGTGGCCATCTCCGTGGTGCTGGTGGCGGTGTTCATCCCGGTGGCCCTCTTCCCGGGCACCACGGGCTCCATCTACCGGCAGTTCGCGCTCACCATCGCCGCGTCGGTGGCGCTGTCCACCTTCTGCGCGCTGACGCTCACGCCCGCCCTGTCCGCGCGGCTGCTCAAGCACCACCACGGCCCCAAGTGGGTGTTCTTCCGCAAGGTGGACCAGGTGCTGGACTGGACGCGCGACACGTACGGCAGGGGCCTGCGCAAGCTGCTGGCGCACCCCTTCATCGTGCTGGTGGCGTTCCTCGCCTGCATCGGCGCCACGGTGATGCTGTTCCGCTCCGCGCCCACGGGCTTCATCCCGGACGAGGACCAGGGCTACGTCATCATCTCCGTGCAGGGGCCGGAGGGCATGTCCCTCACCCAGACGGAGAAGGTGCTCCAGGAGGTGGAGGCGGTGCTCAAGGCCCAGCCGGAGGTGGCGGTGATGTTCGCCATCGGCGGCTTCTCCCCCAGCGGCAACGGGTCCAACTACGCCACCGTCTTCACGGCCCTCAAGCCGTGGGAAGAGCGCCTGGGCAAGGACCAGTCCGTGGCCGCGCTGGTGGAGCGGCTGCGCGGGCCGCTGGGCAAGATTGGCAGCGCGCGCGTCCTGCCCTTCCAGCCCCCGGCCATCCGCGGCGTGGGCAGCGTGGGCGGCTTCCAGTTCATCGTGGAGGACGTCGCCGGCGGCCACTCGCTGGAGGACCTGGCCAACGCGACGCAGGAGATGGTGCAGAAGGGCAACGAGGAGGGCCGCCTGCGCGGCGTCTTCACCCCCTTCAACGCCAACACGCCCATCCTGGACGTGGAGGTGGACCGCCAGAAGGCCAAGGCGCTGGGCGTGCCGATTGAACAGATCTTCGGCGTGATGCAGCTCTACATGGGCAGCCAGTACGTCAACGACTTCAACTACGCCAGCCGCACCTACCGCGTGTACGTCCAGGCCGAGCAGCAGTTCCGCGACAGCCCCCAGGACATCGGCTCCTTCTACGCGCGCACGGACGCCGGGGACATGATCCCGCTGGAGTCGCTGGTGAAGGTGACGCCCATCGTCTCCGCGCAGGTCATCAAGCACTACAACCTGTTCCGCTCCGTGGAGATCAACGGCCAGGGCGCCCCCGGCGTGTCGTCCGGCCAGGCGCTGGAGGCGATGGAGGCCGTGGCCAGCCAGGCGATGCCCCAGGGCATGGCCGCCGAGTGGACGGGCATCAGCCTGGAGCAGAAGGAGTCCGGCGGGCAGACGATGATCATCTTCGCGCTGGGCATCCTCTTCGTGTTCCTGGTGCTGGCGGCGCAGTACGAGAGCTTCAGCCTCCCGTTCGTCATCATCCTGTCCGTGCCGCTGGCCATCATGGGCGCCCTGGGGTTGCAGGTGGCGCGCGGCTTCGCCAACGACGTGTTCTGCCAGGTGGGCCTGGTGATGCTGGTGGGCCTGTCCTCCAAGAACGCCATCCTCATCGTGGAGTTCGCGGAGCAGCTGCGTGAGCAGGGCAAGAGCGCGCTGGAGGCGGTGGTGACGGCGGCGGAAGTG